The DNA window TAGAACTTCGATATATACAATAACATTGATTACCtaaatataaagtttaaaatcCAGTGTTATTAAACCGGTTTCAGGATTAGCTGGAAAAATAGGTTTAGGTTATTAAGTCATGATATAATTCATAGGTATTAAATCAATAcaagtcaattatttttatttaaacaatgctattttttaaaaaaaaatggttggtCTAGTTTAGACGAGTCCAtggaattatatattaacaagattttattaacttagttttccttcaatttatttgaaaatttaactcaaattaaacttcaaaacacagaatttttaattgaactaaATTGAGTTTAGCAACAATTATATAATACTACTCTGGCCTATCtcagtcaaaaaaaaatattatagtccATCATCCATATCCAAATACAAGTCTAGAAGCCAAATTTATCCcagtaatgataataaaaatctcTGACGTGGCAAATTAAGGTTATCCAAAACTCTGTCTCTGGGCTGCTTTCGAACCAAGATTCCAAGTGGAAGACAAGTGCCAAGCACCCATTTCGCCACGTGGATAGAGAACTTGAAATGAACAACAAGACTAAACTGGCAgtttgaaaaggaaaggagaaaagCCTTGGCTGGGCACGGcttgtaattattaattattctaaAGTGACAGCTGCTACGCCAAGAGGCACCAGACGTCAACCTCCGACCGACAGGGCGGTGACCACTTGCCGACACTGCCATAAAGATGAGCACCTCCAACTGGTAAGCCGTGATCCATTTTCACCTGAATTCCATGATGGTTGCCCATGGCCTATGACAAAAGACAACTAGCTTTATCTTTATTAACAGTGAGGTAAAATTGATGGTATGGTGATATTTTTGGTTTCATGATTGAAAAACTATTTCAtgcatagattttttaaaaaacaatatggctTATATTCCAGGAAATAACTCTATTATtacatgaataatttatttaattaaatcgcGCGTGTGTGTGTATCAATTCACTACTAAAGTTGTATGATTTTCATTGCCATTCTTgtaaattgttattatttttaaaaattatttaaattatatcaattcTGTTGTGATTGTCAATTagcatatataaattaatttaaataaatagagtACAAAAATAATAGTTACTCGTGAAATACTGGGGATATTTCGACTCATACTGtttattttactatttcttTTCCTTGAGAAATCGGTTGGAGTAAATTTATAGAAATGACCACAAACACTAATTACTGTCTgcactgacaaaaaaaaaaggtgttaaaGCAACTCTATTTTAATCTTATCCCAATTAAGCTAAAGGCTGTTAACAATAAAATGactgtaattaattaaatcccattaaacaaaaaataaaattaattacagtGAGGCAATTATTTTTAGCTTACGCAACGTTAGCCAACCATATATTTCGCAGCCAATTTTGTgctggaaacaaaaaaaaacgatgGTATTGGCcgaaattggttttttttttttttaaataatcttaaagCAAGGACAAATATCACTTGAATTTAATAGATTACGGctccaataaatttaattttttttagtatgttttggattttttatgctggttttaaaaataatttttttaaataaaaaaatattattttaatgtgtttcgatataaaaaatattttaaaaaataaccacaaccacTTATAAACAGGCCTAATAAAATTGTTTGTTGAACTGCTAAACATGTTTATTAACCTGGCATgatatattaacaaataaacacTGAATGAATTACTTGAGTTTAACTGattcaacataatttttaattttaaattaaaataatattgttaattttttagtttaaagtcAAAGTCAAGTTAGAAGTTtgttatgttaattttaaaacaagtgGATCAatcaaatctattttaaaatacagttgtttataacaaaaattgaaaaaagaaatttaaagctGACCGACTATAAATCTTACCATTTAACCAGTTTAGTATTTATCCAACTCAGGAAAGAAACTCAGTTAAAACTAGGTTTTGAATTGGCCAGTCATTGCTTCGCTTCGGctgttaaaaataaagttttctttttaagaaaaaaaagagagaaaaagaagacatcctaattcaagtaaaaaacgAAGAAACGAAAAAAGGGGagccaataaaagaaaaaacgtGTTGAATTTAAAGAAGAGGTGAGTTGTACAAAAGTCCAAAACCCTTTGCCATCCGCACTATAAACTAGCATCGTCTCAATTCTCCCACCAAACCCCCATCCGAAACCAAAAATGCATCAAGACTTTAACTTTCAAACTCGGTGCTTGACTCAGTCACCTCATGCCACAGCAGCCGCCACTCGCTGGACTCGCGAGGAAGACAAGATTTTTGAACAGGCTTTAACTATCTTCCCTGAGAATTTGCCAGATCGGTGGCAGAGCATTGCAAACCATATCAGAAAACCAGCGTGGGAAGTGAAAGAACATTATGATATTTTGGTTCACGACGTTCTTGCAATAGATTCGGGCCGTGTTGAATTGCCAACTTATAGGGATGATGAATCTGTGAGTTGGGAATCCAGCGGCGGCGACGGCGGGATGGTCGCTGCGGGTGCGCCGCCGTCTGGACAGATTTGTTTTGGTGGCAAAGCAAAGCAAGACACGGAACGGAAGAAAGGCACACCATGGACTGAGGATGAACACAAGTGAGTTTGTGTGTAATAGATTTTGAATcttgttcataattttttaaaagtttgaatttttgtatataattgGTTTCGGAATTTACAAAGTGTGAGTTATTATCCAACATCTTCtgcaaatttttttgttttgaaacaaATATCTATATGGGTAATCTGAGGATTGGTTGATGACGGGCTGCAAAATCTTGTGCGGTAGATGAGTCTACGAAGGGTAAATGCTGGCTGTTGAAGTGTATTTCTTTTAAGATGCAATTTTCTAAGCTCATTGTGTATAGTTGTATAGCTGTTATGGAAACCTTAGATCAAGGGTAGTAGACAGGGAGTTTTGCATAGAGTTAGCAGTAGGAAATGccacgagaccccttctgggaTATAAAAGGGAAAAACCCCAGAGAGCTCTGTTCCGGGCAAGAGTGAATGGTGAAGGGTTGGATGAACGAATGTTGTCAGtcgattttttatttacatataagctaaaaattcaaattataaagtGTTTTATGTTTAAAGGTTTAAACTATCATCTCttggtttttgaattttggcAATTGACTCTCCAATGGAATTGTTCAAGCTGTTTTTGATAGGATTAAGTTGAGGATAACTTCTGCGAAAAAGATTCAGATAATAAAATGTTATATGTTTGAAGGTTTGAATTGTCATCTTctgatttttgaatttctggCAATTGAGACTCTAATGGAATTGTTGCAGGCTGTTCTTGGTTGGATTGAATAAATTCGGCAAGGGTGATTGGAGGAGCATCTCAAGGAATGTGGTCATTACCAGAACACCAACACAAGTAGCCAGCCATGCACAGAAGTACTTCCTCCGCCAGAATTCGGTgaagaaagagaggaagagaTCGAGCATTCATGACATTACCTCAGTGGATAACAATACTGTTGGTCCTTCAGCTGATGATTACTGGAACTCTCCGCCTGGCCCTCCAACTAATCAAGACGGGCCACCGGGTTTGGGTTATCAAAACTTTAGATTTCAAATGTAAAAATGGTTAATTAGTGTAAACATCATTGTACTACCCGCGTCTCTCATTCAATCAAATCTGTTATTGTTTAGGTTATTGGTGTTTCGTCCTATAGTCGATTGGTGTTCATTTTAGCTGTAGACAGATGCTGTATAAACATAAAATGAGagttattaaaattttctattCTTATTGTCAATCGTGCCTTTGATTGTGGAAGTGACAAGGTGCAGAGCCAGGAAGCTCGCCATATCCATGCCTCTAAAATCAGCTGGCCGGAGGGTTTCATGGACTTCAATGACTGTCCACAACTAATTAAAGGTTGCCAAAGTCCTCGGCCACTCTAGGAGTTTAACTAGAAAGTGTCGTTGCCCCGATTCCTTCCCCCGTTACAACTAGAACTACAATTGAATTTATCACATAAAGTGCCTGTACAAATGTAGATGGCAAATGATTCAACAATCCAACTCTTCACCGTCGGTCCCCGAATCAAGCATGATAACCATGGTCCGTACTCGACAATTCATCAAACGGTAACTCCACCTGTTTCTTTCTCAAAACCCATATCATCATTCCCCCTGCAAAAATCACCGGATTGATCATCACCATCGACGCACTGAAATGACCCAAGTTCACCTGGGTCCGGCTATCCAGACAGGAGGACCCGACACAGGTCCTGCACAAACCGTACGGACTAGACAACTCACGGGTTTCAGTAATAGCCTGGCAGTCCAAAACCCAGCCGGTTTGAGCATGAGCTCGAGCCCGGTAACAACCTTGAGATTTCCGTCCCGTTCTAACTGGACAGTCAGGAATCTGACAATAGGACGATGAGAGGTGTGGAATATTTGAATATCCACTGGGGTTTTCCCCACTTGGTACGTGCCCCAAAACTTATTGGGTTCGAAACGGGCAAGGATCGAACATTGTCCTTGAACAACCTCTGCTTTAGTTTCTTGTGCTGTGTTTCCAGCACGATTGCTGCTTTTGCATCTTTGAACTCTGCCGTATAAGCCAATGGAATCATCTCCTAGGCGCATGGAGTAGACACCATTGGACGGAACCGGGAGACATGTTAGTTAGAAGTGAAATTCTTATTCTCGACGATGATATTTGAGGGAAAGACGAAACTTTGCAACATGAATTGTGGTTTTTGTGGTAATTGTAGGTTTCAGGAGCCAGGGACAATAACTCTGCCGCCGCCACCTTGTTGGAACGTTGCCGTTTGCCAGAATGTCTTCCCTTGCGGACCAGGTATTACAACATGGTAAGATTGAATTTTTAAGATAGATTTGaagtgattttttatcttttaaaacttaaaaaataaagagatttgTATGCATCTCTTTTATCTAAGATAAAACTTAAACTCTATCTAggaattattaacaaaaactaaaaaagatatgCTGTTATTATTCATCACTTTACGGGGaaaaaaattgcttttgtttttttccaagtttttctttttttttatctggagATTGGATTCACCAAGTTTATGctattgttttgatattctaAGTTTatgctattgttttttattttttaatttttttaaaaaattaatgtttttattttatcttttaatatttggttaattgagaattgagtttttattttactgactaactaaattatttttaaatccacCAAGTGAACCAGGTGAAATTAAATCAAtctttttacaatttaaattttttatttaaaaaaatatttataacatctagatattattgattttttacatCTACGGACCAACAACCCAGGAAAGTATTAGGAAGGGAGCTGGGTTTGATATTGTTTGTCAAGAGAGATATTTTTGATGGGTCGTTCATGTCTGGGCTAGGCCCTCTCCTTTCGCAGTCGACTTTTTCCCGTCTTTATGTGGGTTGTGTTGGGCTAGGCCTTCTTGCTGTTACCTAGAACCAAGGGGCTGtaaatgacacaaaaaaaaaaaaaaacgggccAGTGGCTACGATTTGGGATGTCACGGAGCTGCAATTACCACCATTTGATGCCACTTTCGGTTTTAGGTCCGTCGTGGGAACCTCCATATGGTCCCACCCCACTAACTGGGATAAAATATATCTACCTTGATATCTCAAGAATACAAAGACAAACACAGAGGAGCACTCCTccctgtttcttttttatataattttaaaataaaatacatcgTCGTAacgattttaaaataaatttgttattttaaaataaaaacacagaaaataTCGTGTCATCTGCATTTTAATTGTATAATATagacaatatccaaacactacaacagcaacaataattaattttaacctAACCTAGGTCATAGAATTATTTAGAAAACACATTGCCATGAAGAAAACACATCACCTCGTTTTATATACCTGGAGGCAGCAGGTTGCTCTTGGTTATCAAGCGGCGGCGAAATAATTTCTGGTTGCCTGACATTAATTATTTGACCCTACCAATAATCTAACAATTATTTGTTTAACAAGACAGGAAGGAGCTTTAAAAAACGTTGTGGTCGGGAAAAGGCCCATGTCTTTTATGTGCTTTGACCGAGCGACCATCATACAATGAGGCGTCATTGTAATTGATTTGATAATCTCATGCTTCGGATGAGCTTATGTTCTCGTACGACAAGTCGCCAACAAGGAAATATTTCGCTCACGTACACCACAGGGCCATGTTGAGAGTACGAAacaatacatgataaaaaaatatatggaaaagggtgtcattattttatttatagccggtttttttaaataaaaaaaaaaaaccaagagtagagaaataaaataaagaatgacGTCTCTGGAGCAACTCCATTCGTTGTAGAGTATGATTTAAAAAACCAGTGATCATTATTTTCTGAAGTACAACATGACGGTTCGGGAAGTACACTGTATGTTGTACAACTCAGGACCGTTATTATTAAATAAGACATGATATGATATGATAGCTCAAGTTGAATCCGGTTGATCCACTCCTCACTAGAATTGGCTCGGTTTCATTTTGTGGGTCAACTCGTGgctatgttaaaaaattaattatctaaCTATTCAGTAGCTGCTCTAATATCAAGAGTTTGATATGAAAACGTTGTTTTGTATGGTTGTTAATATGATGATTAGaggcttatataattattaatttaaaatattataacattatttaaaatatatgtaaactAGCTcggatatttatattaataaaaaaatttaattatcttttttaaattatatttttaagaaaatattaaaaaaaaaattaattgatgtaGATTAAGGAACCTTCTTCTCAACCATAACTTTCTGCGTGTTTTATACCCATTagatcatttaataatttttatcttctACATGTGTTTATAtgtgttaataatttttatacccATTAGATCATAACCTTCTACATGTTTTAAAGAATCTTCTTCCCAACCATAACCATGACCTTctaaatattatgttaataattttttaatatttttttgatgattttttatttattgatattaataataaaaatatatcttagtatattttttaaaaagaaacaccGTATAACATAGAGTCACATGCACTTGGGTTAGCTTGCCAGTACAGTGTGACGTGTCCATCTGTATACTTGAGGCTCAACACATGGCAGAAGGCGTGGCACGAGCTTGCACCTGAAGAACGAGGTCAGTTTAAAATATGGTCACTCTGATCGACACTTAGTGGCGTTGCCACGTGATAATATATGCGTGTACCATGTGACCTTTGTTGGTGGTCGCTGTAGTAGCAAAATTACCTTCCTTTATCAAAGACATGACGAGGCTGGTGTCAATTTGCGTCCAAAGCAAGTCTCCATATCAATGTGACATTGCCATTATGCGTCCTTATTTGAGAAGAGAAGGTTGAGTTTTGGATGTCGTacctatcaaaaaaataaaaaataagaaaaatttacGGTTAAGTTTTGTACATAATTAAGTTGTATTTAACTACAAGTTCaaccataaaaactaaaataaatattatttttaattttttaagttttgatagTGTTATTTATCAGTTTCAATTGTTTGCTTTATTACAAAGAACTTTTATAAACATATAGTAAAAGCTATGGCTCAtggctataaaaaaaagaaaaaagagaattcATCAACTCGAAAGGTGTTTTAATGTTTCAAAGACTTGGGAACAATTTCAACTATTCATCAATTCTTTTTCTCTTGTCATGACATGCAACCATGCTAACTTCGATAAAATTCtcttaatataaattatgattcaaatctttttattttttgataaatagtCAATCTAATTAGAGACTTTATCATaggtattaaaaattttaaagtctTGTTTgtagctcattttttttttttattatgacttTCACATACCTTCCTCAACTTTTGGTGCCATAACATAACTTATGTTGTTCTATAGTTcagaattatattaataaacttgattaataCTGGTAGATTCCTTGGGGATTTTTTTTGACTGTAGGGGGCAAAATTGTCATCTTCTCGTGTGGCTGCAACCATGCTGTCCTCTCCTAGTTCTTGGTCGAATCCCCTGGTTGGAGCCTGACAGTGGTCATGAACTAGCCTTTGAAAGGGCTTGAACTCCATTTTCCAGCAAGAGAGGAAGGACGGGGCGGGTGCGAACGGAAGCATCGGGGGCCTAGAAAACGTGATTTTGTGGGACCCAGATCTTAGAAAACTGTGTTGATTGGTCATGAACTGATAAGATCGTGCCCAAGCTAGAGGCACAGCATAGGTGCAGGGCTATCCCATTTCCTCGCAGCCCTGACAATCGTGGCACAGTGGATCGCAGTTGATTTGGACAGAAATAGCAGAGGAGGGTCACACACACTTGATTAACAATTTGCTGCGATTAAAATCCTTCTACCTATTTCACGGTGGAaggtgaatttttaaaaatatcttttattttaaaagataaaatagtcGATTATATAACTCTCAGATCTGAACAATTTTCCTCTCATCACCTAACTCTGGatcctttaaaaaacaaaccaagaatAACATGCATGGATTGGttcaattttcatataaaaaatcaagatattctTACCATGACCCTCATGTTTTGAAACAAAACTTTCAtgattgtttctttaattttttttctgtctctGCATCAATAtccatatatttaaaaaaaaaaaaaaccttccacTGTGATGATTCTTGCCTCCACGCCCACGTTTAGGTCCGTGCCAACAAGCAAGCCACCGATCTCCTTTTCTGCCTTAAATCCATGCTTATCTTCGAAAGATTTGCCTTTTCATTCTCCACACGTGTCATTGTGGGTTTTAAGCTAGGTGCAAAGTTAGTTGCCTTTTAGGGGCCACGTACCCTCTAGTCCTTGAACGGCCAGGGACCCAGTGGCCACCATTTGGCTCATTGACCCCGTCCTGGTTCGAATGTAACGACTCGAGATCCCTCTGCCAAGTGGGTGTTGGTTTTCCGGGTCGCTTCAAATGGCTCAGGGAGGTCACgtttcaaaattcaaaggtCAAGATTGATTCGTCATGCACATTTATGGTGGTGTTCGTCCTCAGTCGCAAAGgtgaaatcattattttaataaaaaagacatcGTTGTTtgtgttcaattaaaaaataaataaaataatgtcttgagattaaaaaaaacttgatcagGCCTCCCgtatttttaaccaaatcaaCTGTGAACCGTTGTTCAAAGTCAACCCAGCCTGAAACAGGGCTTGAGTTGAGGAGCTTTCATCTCGATTTGGATGGCCGGACCGGATTTAATGGCTATGAAACTCTAAACAATAAGTGagcttgtttttaatttaattcatacaTAATTTATTTGCCTATAATTCTATCATGAGAAAATTGAATATCgaaacataaaaacatttccagcagctgcatgaAATTGATGAAGAACACGTCTAGTCCTCtgacaataattaaatataaaaacgaAATTACCAGAGGAAAAAGGGAAGAAATTGTATATCTCAATATAGGTAATCCAAGCACCCATGGCTTAGATCGACAAAGAAGGAGACA is part of the Populus alba chromosome 10, ASM523922v2, whole genome shotgun sequence genome and encodes:
- the LOC118060097 gene encoding transcription factor SRM1; translated protein: MHQDFNFQTRCLTQSPHATAAATRWTREEDKIFEQALTIFPENLPDRWQSIANHIRKPAWEVKEHYDILVHDVLAIDSGRVELPTYRDDESVSWESSGGDGGMVAAGAPPSGQICFGGKAKQDTERKKGTPWTEDEHKLFLVGLNKFGKGDWRSISRNVVITRTPTQVASHAQKYFLRQNSVKKERKRSSIHDITSVDNNTVGPSADDYWNSPPGPPTNQDGPPGLGYQNFRFQM